The following DNA comes from Longimicrobium sp..
ATCGAACTCCTCGGGTTTCGACGGGCTGTCGCACCCGCCCAGCATGGCGGCGCCGATGACCGTCGCCAGATAAAGCTTACGAAACATCCTCGCTTCTCCTGCATCGAGTGGAACTGCCCGGCGCGGCACCTTCCGCGCCACGCGCCGCTCAGTGATCCTGTTCCCCCGCATCAGGTACGATGGAGGACCTGGGCTTTACGAAACGCTCCCACTGCGCGAGCGCGTACGACCGCTGCCTGGGGTGCGCGCGCTCGAAGGCGGGATCGACGTTCCGGTCGCCCCCCGCGTCCTCGGAGGTGCCGAGCATGGCCGACAGGTCGGTGGTGCCGCGGATGGCGTACTTCGCCTGGCCCTCGTGCATGATCAGCTTGAGCGTGGAGGGGCTGACGTCGCTGGTGCAGGTGAGCGCGTACAGGAACGTGCTCTCGCCCACGCCGTCGTGGTCCAGGTCCGTCACGGACAGGCTGCCCTTCACGAACTCGGCGATCAGGTCGAAGTCGCACTGTCGCTGGAAGTCCGTCACGAGCCAGAGCCGCTTCCACGCGGAACCATTCCGGGCGAAGTGGTAGGCGCGGATCTCGGCGTCGCGGCATTGGGGATCGCTATCGCACGCGCTGGCCGACGGGAATTCGCCCGTCTCCGCCAGCACCACCACGTTCTCCCCCTTGGCATCCCGCCACCGGGCGCCATCGACCACGTTTCCGGTCACGTCGGCGTTCGGGGGCAGCGTCTCCGGATCGAATGAGAGCACCTCCAGGGCTGCCACCTCCGCCGGGCGGACCGGTTCGGTCGTGTCGGCGGCCAGCGCGCGGCGCGCATCGTTCCTGGAGGCGGGCTCGCACCCGAGGAAGGCTGCGGCGGCCAGACAGCCAAGAACGCGGCAGGTGGCATGAATCGACATTCTCATTTTCTATGGCGATGGAGAGAATCGGGTAGAGCCGTGCGGGAGAAGACCCATCCGGGGCATCATGAAAGCGGCGCGGATGACGAAACGGCTACCTCGGGGCGGGGTGCAGGCGCGAGGCGATCAGGCGTTCCAGGTGGCCGGTGCTGGTGCACGTTACCTCATTCCCGGCCGTATCGCGGGGCCGCGCGGTGGCCTCCAGAACGGTTTGCACCCGCGTGGCGGCCGGTGCTTCGGCGTTCAGCTGCGTGATCATGGTGACCGTGACGGCGTACGCGTCGGCATTGGGCATCGACACGGTGTGGCCGCAGTCCAGGAACCGCGCCAGGCGCTCGCCGTTCACCCGGCGCGGCATGGTCGCGGGCCCCATGCCGAAGCGCCGCTGCCCCGGATCCACGATGCCGGCGCCGGACAGGCCCAGCCCCTCGTACACGCCCGGAAGCGCAGCCCAGGCCTGGTCAACCGGCACCAGCACCACGCTGCTGTGCGCGTGCGGGCGAGCGGCCACCATCCGCACCTCCGCGCTTCCTTCCGGCG
Coding sequences within:
- a CDS encoding M949_RS01915 family surface polysaccharide biosynthesis protein: MSIHATCRVLGCLAAAAFLGCEPASRNDARRALAADTTEPVRPAEVAALEVLSFDPETLPPNADVTGNVVDGARWRDAKGENVVVLAETGEFPSASACDSDPQCRDAEIRAYHFARNGSAWKRLWLVTDFQRQCDFDLIAEFVKGSLSVTDLDHDGVGESTFLYALTCTSDVSPSTLKLIMHEGQAKYAIRGTTDLSAMLGTSEDAGGDRNVDPAFERAHPRQRSYALAQWERFVKPRSSIVPDAGEQDH